The Methanomethylovorans hollandica DSM 15978 genome includes a region encoding these proteins:
- a CDS encoding peroxiredoxin produces the protein MDEERVTMPLIGDDAPAFTAKTTMGEIKFPEDYKGKWVILFSHPADFTPVCTTEFMTFASMQKEFKELNTELIGLSIDSIYAHIAWLRTIKEKIEFKGMKNVEVTFPVIEDIRMDVAKKYGMVQPNASNTQAVRAVFIIDPKAKVRAVLYYPLSNGRNMAEIKRLLLAMQKSDAEGIATPANWQPGEDVIIPPPGSCGVAKERVEQKEEGKYCLDWFICFKKES, from the coding sequence ATGGATGAAGAAAGAGTAACTATGCCTTTAATAGGCGACGATGCACCAGCATTCACAGCAAAGACAACAATGGGCGAGATCAAATTCCCCGAGGATTATAAAGGTAAATGGGTGATCCTGTTCAGCCACCCTGCTGATTTCACTCCCGTATGTACCACCGAGTTCATGACCTTTGCTTCCATGCAGAAAGAGTTCAAGGAACTCAACACAGAGCTAATTGGCCTTTCCATCGACAGTATATATGCTCATATTGCATGGCTTAGGACCATCAAAGAGAAGATCGAGTTCAAGGGAATGAAGAATGTGGAAGTTACCTTCCCTGTTATCGAAGATATCAGGATGGACGTTGCAAAGAAATATGGGATGGTACAACCCAATGCTTCTAATACACAGGCAGTAAGAGCGGTTTTCATCATTGACCCGAAAGCAAAGGTAAGAGCTGTACTTTATTACCCTCTGTCCAACGGCAGGAACATGGCTGAGATCAAGAGGCTATTGCTGGCTATGCAGAAATCAGATGCCGAAGGTATTGCAACCCCTGCCAACTGGCAGCCAGGCGAAGACGTCATAATCCCTCCACCGGGTTCATGCGGTGTTGCAAAAGAGCGCGTCGAGCAAAAGGAAGAGGGCAAGTATTGCCTGGACTGGTTCATCTGCTTTAAGAAAGAGTCTTGA
- a CDS encoding Fur family transcriptional regulator, which yields MTLEITGKADMKYTNQRVEIIAFLREHRGHPTVDEVYEGVREKLTRISKATVYKNLKFLSERGLLEEVNVKGVTRFEANFVPHHHLICRDCGKIEDFESEELFDYSMKIAGGIEGFSIDSVNTNFYGKCKKCKEDNING from the coding sequence ATGACATTGGAAATCACAGGAAAAGCTGATATGAAATACACTAATCAAAGAGTGGAGATTATAGCTTTTCTGCGGGAGCACAGGGGTCATCCCACTGTAGATGAGGTTTATGAGGGTGTCAGAGAAAAACTGACCCGTATAAGCAAGGCTACAGTCTACAAGAATCTCAAATTCCTTTCTGAGAGAGGATTGCTTGAGGAGGTGAACGTAAAAGGGGTAACAAGGTTTGAAGCTAATTTCGTACCGCACCATCACCTAATATGTCGGGATTGTGGGAAGATAGAAGATTTTGAGTCAGAAGAATTGTTCGATTATTCAATGAAGATAGCTGGCGGTATAGAAGGATTCAGTATCGATTCAGTGAACACTAACTTTTATGGAAAATGCAAGAAATGTAAGGAGGATAACATAAATGGATGA
- a CDS encoding exodeoxyribonuclease III, producing MSRIKMLSWNVNGLRAAYKKGFMEIFTAHGPDILCLQETKAQEEQLPSALRHVDGYKAYFSSAEKKGYSGVGLYTKQEPLEVRYELGKAKFDTEGRVIASDFGDFILFNVYFPNGKASKERLDFKMEFYDAFLDHLDALKAQGKKIIICGDVNTAHKEIDLARPKENEKVSGFLPLERAWIGKLIDHGYLDTLRMFSDQPGQYTWWDMKTKARERNVGWRIDYFFASDNLKDNIISAFILPDIMGSDHCPIGLELEI from the coding sequence ATGAGCAGGATCAAGATGCTTTCATGGAATGTAAATGGCCTTCGGGCAGCTTATAAAAAAGGATTTATGGAAATTTTCACAGCACATGGGCCAGATATTCTATGTCTGCAGGAAACAAAGGCACAGGAGGAACAGTTACCTTCCGCTCTGCGGCATGTGGATGGATATAAAGCATATTTTTCCTCCGCAGAGAAAAAAGGATATAGTGGAGTAGGCCTGTACACCAAACAAGAGCCGCTTGAAGTAAGATATGAACTTGGAAAGGCAAAGTTCGATACTGAGGGTAGAGTCATAGCCTCTGATTTTGGAGATTTCATACTCTTTAATGTATATTTCCCCAATGGCAAAGCCTCTAAGGAGCGGCTTGATTTCAAAATGGAATTCTATGATGCATTTCTCGATCATCTCGATGCCCTCAAAGCACAGGGCAAAAAAATCATAATTTGCGGTGATGTGAACACAGCACATAAGGAAATAGACCTGGCACGCCCAAAAGAGAATGAAAAAGTATCTGGTTTCCTGCCCCTGGAAAGAGCCTGGATAGGCAAATTAATAGATCATGGCTATCTGGATACGTTACGCATGTTCAGCGACCAGCCTGGCCAGTACACGTGGTGGGACATGAAAACAAAAGCAAGGGAAAGAAATGTGGGGTGGAGAATTGATTACTTCTTTGCCAGTGATAATCTGAAAGATAACATAATATCTGCCTTCATTCTGCCCGATATAATGGGTTCGGATCACTGTCCCATTGGTTTAGAACTTGAAATTTGA